The Halosimplex litoreum genome has a window encoding:
- a CDS encoding inositol monophosphatase family protein, which produces MPDDSAGADTGATDADVAAIGADALADTAVRAVEAGGDYLREAFADGATPADYTATDVKAEADREAERRVLDAIADAHPDHRVSAEESGDHDGDGDYRWVVDALDGTNNFAAGIPTFGVAATACERSGPGGPENEPVATAVHVPMLGDTYVAERGNGVRHDGDPVEVTDGATLPPAKATVATIVGPEVVSGGAERREWDAVVDAVAEVPKRVVETWAPVVYWGLLARGKLEGFVCYYPAEREQVAGSLLALEAGAVARAEGPLTVFGADREIRDALFDAATDAL; this is translated from the coding sequence ATGCCCGACGACTCTGCAGGCGCCGACACCGGCGCGACCGATGCCGACGTCGCCGCTATCGGCGCCGACGCGCTCGCCGACACCGCCGTCCGGGCGGTCGAGGCCGGCGGCGACTACCTCCGCGAGGCGTTCGCGGACGGCGCGACGCCCGCCGACTACACCGCCACGGACGTGAAAGCCGAGGCCGACCGCGAGGCCGAGCGGCGTGTCCTCGACGCCATCGCAGACGCCCATCCCGACCACCGTGTCTCCGCCGAGGAATCGGGCGACCACGACGGCGACGGCGACTACCGCTGGGTGGTCGACGCGCTCGACGGCACGAACAACTTCGCCGCCGGCATCCCGACTTTCGGCGTCGCCGCGACGGCCTGTGAGCGGTCCGGCCCGGGCGGTCCGGAGAACGAACCGGTCGCCACTGCGGTCCACGTCCCGATGCTCGGCGACACCTACGTGGCCGAGCGCGGCAACGGCGTCCGACACGACGGCGACCCGGTCGAAGTGACCGACGGAGCGACGCTCCCGCCGGCGAAGGCGACGGTCGCGACGATCGTCGGCCCCGAAGTGGTCTCGGGCGGCGCCGAGCGTCGCGAGTGGGACGCGGTCGTCGACGCCGTCGCCGAGGTCCCCAAGCGTGTCGTCGAGACGTGGGCTCCCGTCGTCTACTGGGGACTGCTCGCCCGCGGGAAGCTGGAGGGGTTCGTCTGTTACTACCCGGCCGAGCGCGAGCAGGTCGCCGGGTCGCTGCTCGCGCTGGAGGCCGGCGCCGTCGCCCGCGCCGAGGGGCCGCTGACCGTCTTCGGTGCCGATCGCGAGATCAGAGACGCGCTGTTCGATGCCGCGACCGACGCGCTCTGA
- a CDS encoding magnesium transporter — protein sequence MTVRSVAVETYRSALPALLVSALGGLLAGAILGGMEGELAAVPGLLVVVPAFLAIRGSVYGSLGSRLSSALHQGLVEPRLAYDDRLARAVAAALLNGLAASLVAATLAVGLLRLLGRPVAPWSTLALIALAGAAMAGIALVGTILIVVFVGYRRGANPDDLVGPAVTTAGDVFGMAALFLATRLALAVS from the coding sequence GTGACGGTCCGCTCGGTCGCCGTCGAGACCTACCGGAGCGCGCTCCCGGCCTTGCTGGTCAGCGCTCTCGGCGGCCTGCTCGCGGGCGCGATCCTCGGCGGAATGGAGGGCGAACTCGCCGCCGTCCCGGGCCTCCTCGTGGTGGTTCCCGCCTTCCTGGCGATCCGCGGGAGCGTCTACGGGTCGCTGGGATCGCGGCTGTCCAGCGCGCTCCACCAGGGGCTCGTCGAGCCGCGCCTGGCCTACGACGACCGGCTGGCACGTGCCGTCGCCGCCGCGCTGCTCAACGGCCTGGCGGCGAGCCTCGTCGCCGCCACGCTGGCCGTCGGACTGCTTCGCCTACTCGGGCGGCCGGTCGCGCCGTGGTCGACGCTCGCCCTGATCGCGCTCGCCGGGGCGGCGATGGCGGGGATTGCCCTCGTGGGAACGATCCTGATCGTCGTCTTCGTCGGCTACCGCCGCGGCGCCAACCCCGACGATCTGGTGGGCCCGGCCGTGACGACCGCCGGCGACGTGTTCGGCATGGCCGCGCTCTTTCTGGCGACCCGACTCGCGCTGGCCGTGAGTTGA
- a CDS encoding potassium channel family protein → MTPDDPPDDRHPADRVEYEPVSVVELLGEMKDIAELLVDLSYSSVLFDDPALAAEVLELESQMDVLQLRARMSLVMAGRSPDEAEELAPIFGIVGAAEKISDAAGDIAKVVLDDVGLPASLRAALPDPVETLARAKLDEGSPYADRTLGDINLETETGVRVLAVRRGGEWLLDPGRETTLRAGDVLFCRGPDDGVQGVFETMTGEPYERPAPAESDIADLDRAVETVVLMRNVSELAVDLAYGSVLFDDPELAREVSELEVEVDALKERFEAWALRAAGELAEPVTIRGLLHIATSTEVISDAALEISEGVLRGLGSHPVVQAAVEASDEILVSVPVAAGSDLAGTTIGEQALRTTTGTLVIAIRRDGAENGTDWVLTPSPETRLRADDTLIAKGTRAGAERLRALAGVEEGAGTGTRSG, encoded by the coding sequence ATGACGCCCGACGACCCCCCCGACGACCGCCACCCCGCTGACCGCGTCGAGTACGAGCCGGTCAGCGTCGTGGAGCTACTCGGCGAGATGAAAGACATCGCCGAGCTGCTCGTCGATCTGTCCTACTCGTCCGTCCTCTTCGACGACCCCGCCCTCGCGGCGGAGGTGCTCGAACTGGAGTCGCAGATGGACGTGCTCCAGTTGCGCGCGCGAATGAGCCTCGTGATGGCCGGTCGCTCCCCGGACGAGGCCGAGGAGCTGGCGCCCATCTTCGGGATCGTCGGCGCCGCCGAGAAGATCAGCGACGCCGCGGGCGACATCGCGAAGGTCGTCCTCGACGACGTGGGGCTGCCGGCGTCGCTGCGGGCGGCGCTGCCCGACCCCGTCGAGACGCTCGCCCGGGCGAAACTCGACGAGGGCTCGCCGTACGCGGACCGGACGCTCGGCGACATCAACCTGGAGACCGAGACGGGCGTGCGCGTCCTCGCAGTCCGGCGCGGCGGCGAGTGGCTGCTCGACCCCGGCCGCGAGACGACGCTGCGGGCCGGCGACGTGCTGTTCTGTCGCGGCCCCGACGACGGCGTCCAGGGCGTCTTCGAGACGATGACGGGCGAGCCCTACGAGCGACCCGCGCCGGCGGAATCGGACATCGCGGACCTCGACCGGGCGGTCGAGACGGTCGTGCTGATGCGCAACGTGAGCGAACTCGCGGTCGACCTGGCCTACGGGAGCGTGCTGTTCGACGACCCCGAACTCGCCCGCGAGGTGAGCGAACTGGAGGTCGAGGTCGACGCGCTCAAGGAGCGCTTCGAGGCGTGGGCGCTCCGGGCGGCCGGCGAACTCGCCGAGCCGGTGACCATCCGCGGGCTGCTCCACATCGCGACCAGCACGGAGGTGATCAGCGACGCGGCCCTGGAGATAAGCGAGGGCGTCCTCCGCGGGCTCGGGAGTCACCCAGTCGTCCAGGCCGCCGTCGAGGCGTCGGACGAGATTCTCGTCAGCGTCCCCGTGGCGGCCGGCAGCGACCTCGCGGGCACCACCATCGGCGAGCAGGCGCTGCGAACCACCACGGGAACGCTCGTCATCGCGATCAGACGGGACGGCGCCGAGAACGGGACCGACTGGGTCCTGACGCCGTCGCCGGAGACGCGGCTGCGCGCCGACGATACCCTCATCGCGAAGGGAACCAGAGCCGGCGCCGAGCGCCTGCGGGCGCTGGCCGGCGTCGAGGAGGGAGCCGGAACCGGAACCAGGTCGGGGTGA
- a CDS encoding coenzyme F420-0:L-glutamate ligase — MELFAVEGLPEVRPGDDVGELVAERVDLEEGDVVCVSHSIVSKAEGRGVDLSEFDPGPRARAIAERIGELAGEEKDPRFAQAVLDESEELLTEEPLMLAVTRFGHITVNAGIDRSNVPDSELLLLPEEPSASAERISETLDAPVVVTDTSGRPFRQGQRGVALGWAGVPAARDWRGESDRDGRELGVTVEAVVDELAAAANLLTGEGDDGLPVVVVRDFEFGDHEPHDGLFRSSGGDYVRDALREWEYDKQRLRDSDEDESDGDHQ; from the coding sequence ATGGAACTGTTCGCGGTCGAGGGCCTGCCGGAGGTCCGCCCCGGCGACGACGTGGGCGAGCTCGTCGCCGAGCGCGTCGACCTCGAGGAGGGCGACGTGGTCTGTGTCTCCCACTCTATCGTCTCGAAGGCCGAAGGTCGCGGGGTCGACCTGTCCGAGTTCGACCCCGGCCCGCGGGCGCGAGCCATCGCCGAGCGCATCGGCGAACTCGCCGGCGAGGAGAAAGACCCCCGCTTCGCACAGGCCGTCCTCGACGAAAGCGAGGAGCTACTCACCGAGGAGCCGCTCATGCTCGCCGTGACCCGGTTCGGCCACATCACGGTCAACGCGGGCATCGACCGCTCGAACGTCCCCGACTCGGAACTCCTCCTGCTCCCCGAGGAGCCCTCCGCCAGCGCCGAACGGATCTCGGAGACGCTGGACGCGCCGGTCGTCGTCACCGACACCTCCGGGCGCCCGTTCCGCCAGGGCCAGCGCGGCGTCGCTCTCGGCTGGGCGGGCGTGCCCGCCGCCCGCGACTGGCGCGGCGAGTCGGACCGCGACGGCCGCGAACTCGGCGTCACCGTCGAGGCCGTCGTCGACGAACTCGCCGCCGCCGCGAACCTCCTCACCGGCGAGGGCGACGACGGCCTCCCCGTCGTGGTCGTCCGGGACTTCGAGTTCGGCGACCACGAGCCCCACGACGGCCTCTTTCGCTCTTCGGGAGGCGACTACGTCCGCGACGCGCTGCGGGAGTGGGAGTACGACAAGCAGCGGCTGCGAGACAGCGACGAAGACGAGTCCGACGGAGACCACCAATGA
- a CDS encoding ABC transporter permease subunit, producing MNVLTVTRKELTALRRSPLVWALAALIGFIAAPGIVRLPSTFVGADTPDRMAVIMLASFAERPIAFAAILVGSLAVAGERETGSLRVLSGFPLPRRDLLLGKVAGRGLVLLATVVAGQLLIVAAVRYRLDGVSASALAFGVGLTALFALAYFGIGVGVSAVAGTRLGALAASLGLYIFFRNYWEGVVVRPVFGLLAGRSPIDAELRFTIVTHLGTGTYLQLLNPNNAFSGAVTFDAGVDWFSITVLAGWFVVPVTVGYVRFRGRDLDGSRWRPLAPVRRRLGGVSLPRPKLPTAGFLDRPSLRHPVLTYARTDLRSLRRSWLIVGLLVALVGQFVAAALRVPVGGPEADGVTPLPGVGTHFGPLFSEFGAGLLVPVVTILLGALAVVDEVETGRYRAIASYPVARRDVLVGKVLGRGLLFVGAMAVGLLAAVGVLWVRPTTVDLGTVALGGGATIGRGLAFFGIAVGASAFARRRVTALGASFAAVVLFTSAWRTLAVGIPYLLARGSFPSTRDLAYSAGSPPEWFHYLLWANPTESFVALGWVSGPIQWLFVAVLVFWTVVPATVGYRRFRSRDIA from the coding sequence GTGAACGTACTGACCGTCACCCGCAAGGAACTCACGGCGCTGCGTCGCTCGCCGCTCGTATGGGCGCTGGCGGCGCTAATCGGGTTCATCGCCGCCCCCGGCATCGTGCGGCTGCCGTCGACGTTCGTCGGGGCGGACACGCCGGACCGGATGGCGGTCATCATGCTGGCGAGCTTCGCCGAGCGGCCGATCGCCTTCGCGGCGATACTCGTCGGCAGTCTCGCCGTCGCCGGCGAGCGCGAGACCGGCAGTCTCCGTGTCCTCTCTGGGTTTCCGCTCCCGCGTCGAGACCTCCTACTGGGCAAAGTCGCCGGTCGCGGGCTCGTCCTGCTCGCGACGGTCGTCGCGGGGCAACTCCTGATCGTCGCCGCCGTCCGCTACCGGCTCGACGGCGTCTCTGCGTCCGCGCTCGCGTTCGGGGTCGGACTGACCGCCCTGTTCGCGCTGGCGTACTTCGGGATCGGGGTCGGCGTCTCCGCGGTCGCGGGAACGCGCCTGGGGGCGCTCGCCGCCTCGCTCGGTCTGTATATTTTCTTCCGGAACTACTGGGAGGGGGTCGTCGTCCGACCGGTCTTCGGACTCCTGGCGGGACGGTCGCCGATCGATGCGGAGCTCCGGTTCACGATCGTGACCCACCTGGGAACCGGTACGTACCTGCAACTGCTCAACCCGAACAACGCCTTCTCGGGCGCAGTCACCTTCGACGCCGGTGTCGACTGGTTCAGTATCACGGTGTTGGCCGGCTGGTTCGTCGTCCCGGTCACGGTCGGCTACGTCCGGTTCCGCGGTCGGGACCTCGACGGCTCCCGATGGCGTCCGCTCGCGCCCGTCCGTCGACGCCTCGGCGGCGTCTCGCTCCCTCGACCGAAGCTTCCCACGGCCGGATTTCTCGACCGGCCGTCCCTCCGCCATCCGGTACTCACGTACGCCCGGACGGACCTACGGTCGCTGCGACGGTCCTGGCTGATCGTCGGGCTGCTGGTCGCGCTGGTCGGCCAGTTCGTCGCGGCGGCGCTGCGCGTGCCGGTGGGCGGTCCCGAAGCCGACGGAGTCACGCCACTGCCGGGCGTCGGCACTCACTTCGGACCGCTGTTCTCGGAGTTCGGAGCGGGCCTGCTCGTCCCCGTGGTGACGATCCTGCTGGGCGCGCTGGCGGTCGTCGACGAGGTCGAGACCGGTCGTTACAGGGCTATCGCGAGCTATCCCGTCGCCCGCCGGGACGTGCTCGTCGGGAAGGTCCTCGGTCGAGGACTCCTGTTCGTCGGCGCGATGGCCGTCGGGCTCCTCGCGGCCGTCGGCGTCCTGTGGGTCCGGCCGACGACGGTCGACCTCGGGACGGTCGCGCTGGGTGGCGGAGCCACGATCGGGCGCGGGCTGGCGTTTTTCGGCATCGCGGTCGGCGCCTCCGCGTTCGCCCGCCGGCGGGTCACCGCGCTGGGCGCATCGTTCGCCGCGGTGGTCCTGTTCACCAGCGCGTGGCGCACCCTCGCCGTCGGCATCCCGTACCTGCTCGCCAGGGGGTCGTTCCCGAGCACGAGGGACCTCGCGTACTCGGCCGGGTCGCCGCCGGAGTGGTTCCACTACCTGCTGTGGGCGAACCCGACCGAGTCGTTCGTCGCGCTCGGGTGGGTGTCCGGGCCGATCCAGTGGCTGTTCGTCGCCGTCCTCGTCTTCTGGACGGTCGTCCCCGCCACCGTCGGATATCGGCGCTTCCGGTCGCGGGATATCGCCTGA
- a CDS encoding signal recognition particle protein Srp54 — MVLDDLGTSLRSTLDDLRGQSRISEEDVEEVVKDIQRSLLQADVDVDLVMELSDSIKTRALEEEPPAGTSAHDWVLRVVYDELVGLVGDSTDLPLESQTIMLAGLYGSGKTTTAAKMAWWFSKKGLRPAIIQTDTDRPGAYDQSKEMAERAEVDFYGDPDADDPVRIAREGLDATEDADIRIVDTAGRDGLNEELIDQIEDIEAEVQPDRDLLVLDAAMGQSAKDQAQEFEESIGIDGVVITKLDGTAKGGGALAAVNETGSSIAFLGTGETVGDIERFEPSGFISRLLGMGDLKQLTERVERAMEETGEEEDDWDPEDMMEGKFTLYDMRKQMETMNKMGPLDQVMDMIPGMGGGLMDQLPDDAMDVTQERLQDFEVVMDSMTDEELENPRTVGKSRIERIARGSGKPEERIRELLEQYNAMRQMLDQFQGMGDADMERMMKQMQGGGGGGGMGGMGGMGGGGGPFG; from the coding sequence ATGGTACTCGACGATCTGGGAACGTCGCTCCGGAGCACCCTCGACGACCTCCGGGGCCAATCCCGCATCTCCGAGGAAGACGTCGAGGAGGTCGTCAAGGACATCCAGCGGTCGCTGTTGCAGGCCGACGTGGACGTGGACCTGGTGATGGAGCTGTCGGACTCCATCAAGACCCGGGCCCTGGAGGAGGAACCGCCCGCCGGCACCTCCGCCCACGACTGGGTGCTGCGGGTCGTCTACGACGAACTCGTCGGTCTCGTCGGCGACTCGACGGACCTCCCGCTCGAATCGCAGACGATCATGCTCGCCGGTCTCTACGGGTCGGGGAAGACGACCACGGCCGCCAAGATGGCCTGGTGGTTCTCGAAGAAGGGCCTTCGTCCGGCGATCATCCAGACCGACACCGACCGCCCCGGCGCCTACGACCAGTCCAAGGAGATGGCCGAGCGCGCCGAGGTGGACTTCTACGGCGACCCCGACGCCGACGACCCAGTCCGGATCGCTCGCGAGGGGCTGGACGCGACCGAGGACGCCGACATCCGCATCGTCGACACCGCGGGCCGCGACGGGCTCAACGAGGAGCTCATCGACCAGATCGAGGACATCGAGGCCGAGGTCCAGCCGGATCGGGACCTGCTCGTCCTCGACGCGGCGATGGGCCAGTCGGCGAAGGACCAGGCCCAGGAGTTCGAGGAGTCGATCGGCATCGACGGCGTCGTTATCACGAAGCTCGACGGGACAGCGAAAGGTGGGGGGGCGCTGGCCGCGGTCAACGAGACGGGCTCGTCGATCGCCTTCCTCGGGACCGGCGAGACCGTCGGCGACATCGAGCGCTTCGAGCCGTCGGGGTTCATCTCGCGGCTGCTCGGCATGGGCGATCTCAAGCAGCTCACCGAGCGCGTCGAGCGGGCGATGGAGGAGACGGGCGAGGAGGAAGACGACTGGGACCCCGAGGACATGATGGAGGGGAAGTTCACCCTCTACGACATGCGCAAGCAGATGGAGACGATGAACAAGATGGGGCCGCTGGATCAGGTCATGGACATGATCCCGGGGATGGGCGGCGGGCTCATGGACCAGCTGCCCGACGACGCGATGGACGTGACCCAGGAGCGTCTGCAGGACTTCGAGGTCGTCATGGACTCGATGACCGACGAGGAACTGGAGAATCCGCGCACCGTCGGCAAGAGCCGCATCGAGCGCATCGCCCGCGGGTCGGGCAAGCCCGAAGAGCGGATCCGCGAACTGCTCGAACAGTACAACGCGATGCGTCAGATGCTCGACCAGTTCCAGGGTATGGGCGACGCCGACATGGAGCGGATGATGAAGCAGATGCAGGGCGGCGGCGGTGGCGGCGGCATGGGTGGCATGGGTGGCATGGGCGGCGGTGGCGGCCCGTTCGGCTGA
- a CDS encoding 5,10-methylenetetrahydromethanopterin reductase, with translation MRAIELTPEQPVSTMAQLGATAESVGFDAAFVSHHYNNRDQFSALTAIAGETDEIDVGPGVANPYETHPVTLASRMATLDEYSGGRGVFGVGPGDASTLANLGIDPDSPLRRVLETFKVAQRLWDGERVDHDGTFEADGAGLNYDAGSIPVYVGAQGPHMTRMAAKHADGVLYNGAHPRDYAWASDRVAEGLGERPDERGDFDFGAYASVSVADDGDAAREEARFPVAFVAGGAPPPVLERHDIDREAAEAVGSAVSAGEFREAAGQVTDAMLDAFCIAGSPEEVESEIDAVLEYADSFVAASPLGPDVERAIELLGEMG, from the coding sequence ATGAGAGCAATCGAACTCACGCCGGAGCAGCCGGTCTCGACGATGGCACAGCTGGGCGCGACCGCGGAGTCGGTCGGTTTCGACGCCGCGTTCGTCAGCCACCACTACAACAACCGCGACCAGTTTTCCGCGCTCACGGCGATCGCCGGCGAAACCGACGAGATCGACGTCGGGCCGGGCGTCGCGAACCCCTACGAGACCCACCCCGTCACGCTGGCCTCCCGGATGGCCACCCTCGACGAGTACAGCGGCGGTCGCGGCGTCTTCGGTGTCGGCCCCGGCGACGCCTCGACGCTCGCGAACCTCGGTATCGACCCCGACAGCCCCCTCCGCAGAGTGCTGGAGACGTTCAAAGTCGCCCAGCGCCTCTGGGACGGCGAGCGCGTCGACCACGACGGCACCTTCGAAGCCGACGGCGCCGGCCTCAACTACGACGCCGGCTCCATCCCGGTCTACGTCGGCGCCCAGGGCCCCCACATGACCCGCATGGCCGCCAAACACGCCGACGGCGTCCTCTACAACGGCGCCCACCCCCGCGACTACGCGTGGGCCAGCGACCGCGTCGCCGAAGGGCTCGGCGAGCGACCCGACGAGCGCGGCGACTTCGACTTCGGTGCCTACGCGTCGGTCAGCGTGGCCGACGACGGCGACGCGGCCCGCGAGGAAGCCCGATTTCCGGTCGCGTTCGTCGCCGGCGGCGCGCCGCCGCCGGTGCTCGAGCGCCACGACATCGACCGCGAAGCCGCGGAAGCGGTGGGGTCGGCGGTGTCGGCCGGGGAGTTCCGCGAAGCCGCCGGCCAGGTGACCGACGCGATGCTCGACGCGTTCTGTATCGCGGGCTCACCGGAGGAAGTCGAATCGGAGATCGACGCGGTGCTGGAGTACGCCGACAGCTTCGTCGCCGCGTCGCCGCTCGGCCCCGACGTGGAGCGAGCCATCGAGCTGCTCGGCGAGATGGGGTGA
- a CDS encoding magnesium transporter, with product MAGDWSVRGITRRLFPLLVALTLLELLGGLTLGSFEATLTRYPSLLVLVPVTIGTAGNLGSVLSARLSTAFHLGLLTFEPTDERLGGNALATLLLAVTVFPLLGAGAWAVTWATGTATLPVGTVLAVALLSGVVLSVLAVAVTVVTAYGAYRFEADPDDVVIPVVTNVCDVLGVLVLFGAVRVVVG from the coding sequence ATGGCCGGCGACTGGTCGGTCCGCGGGATCACCCGTCGGCTCTTTCCGCTGTTGGTCGCGCTCACACTGTTGGAGCTGCTCGGCGGACTCACCCTCGGCAGCTTCGAGGCGACGCTGACTCGCTACCCCTCCCTGCTCGTGCTCGTCCCGGTCACTATCGGGACGGCGGGCAATCTCGGAAGCGTCCTCTCTGCGCGGCTCTCGACGGCCTTTCACCTCGGGCTGCTCACCTTCGAGCCGACCGACGAGCGCCTCGGTGGCAACGCCCTCGCGACACTCCTGCTCGCGGTGACGGTGTTCCCCCTGCTCGGCGCGGGCGCCTGGGCCGTCACCTGGGCGACTGGAACGGCGACGCTACCGGTCGGAACCGTCCTCGCGGTCGCGCTCCTGAGCGGCGTGGTGCTCTCGGTCCTCGCCGTCGCCGTGACCGTCGTCACCGCGTACGGCGCCTACCGCTTCGAGGCCGACCCCGACGACGTGGTCATCCCCGTCGTCACGAACGTCTGCGACGTGCTCGGCGTCCTCGTCCTCTTCGGGGCCGTCAGGGTGGTGGTCGGGTGA
- a CDS encoding ABC transporter permease subunit, which produces MTTYTLFRREITDLRRSRLLVALVGCFAALLAVAALAYPPDDPVDLTSLLGGELNGLAVPTVGILLGAFALVDEVETGRLGVLLGVPVTRRDVFVGTVLGRAVVLVGAVAVGFLVAGAVLWVRPTALDPVALARVACATAGLGLAFLGIAVGWSAFAADRMRALGASFAALLSFGAPWELFVVAPASLLARGSVQLSSSLEPAIATDPAWYSLLYWGSPTNAFRAAISVSEPVVWMPVTVLVFWTVVPATVGYWRFRSRDIA; this is translated from the coding sequence ATGACCACGTACACGCTCTTCCGACGGGAGATCACGGATCTCCGTCGGTCACGGCTACTCGTCGCACTCGTCGGCTGCTTCGCCGCCCTGCTCGCCGTCGCCGCGCTGGCCTATCCGCCGGACGACCCGGTCGATCTGACCTCGTTGCTCGGGGGGGAGTTGAACGGGCTGGCGGTCCCGACCGTCGGAATCCTGCTCGGAGCGTTCGCGCTCGTCGACGAGGTCGAGACCGGCCGACTCGGAGTCTTGCTCGGGGTTCCGGTCACGCGCCGCGACGTGTTCGTCGGGACCGTCCTCGGGCGTGCCGTGGTGCTGGTCGGGGCCGTCGCGGTCGGGTTCCTCGTGGCCGGCGCCGTGCTCTGGGTTCGTCCCACCGCGCTCGACCCCGTGGCCCTGGCACGGGTAGCGTGTGCGACCGCGGGGCTGGGGCTGGCGTTCCTCGGGATCGCCGTCGGGTGGTCGGCGTTCGCGGCCGACCGGATGCGCGCGCTCGGGGCCTCCTTCGCCGCACTGCTTTCGTTCGGGGCGCCCTGGGAGCTGTTCGTCGTCGCGCCGGCGTCGCTGCTCGCGCGCGGCAGCGTCCAACTCAGCAGTAGCCTCGAACCCGCGATCGCCACCGATCCGGCGTGGTACTCCCTGCTCTACTGGGGGAGTCCGACCAACGCCTTCCGGGCAGCGATCTCGGTCTCGGAACCGGTCGTCTGGATGCCCGTTACCGTCCTCGTGTTCTGGACCGTCGTCCCCGCCACCGTCGGCTACTGGCGGTTCCGGTCGCGGGATATCGCCTGA
- a CDS encoding ABC transporter permease — protein MNALTVARKELVDSRRSALFWVLAAVVALYAVPTTVRFPLRVFGEASLERRTTVLLLTASRAVAFAALLVGSLTVVGERESGSLRVLLGSGARRRDVIVGKTLGRGSLLAGVVVLGLAPLVAATYYRLGAISVPKAVHVTTLTVLLGLAYFGIAVGFSTALSTRLRAVAASFGAFVLFTEFWERLAVRPAYRLVFGREPMDSELQFALTQRPHFQDYVQVVSPSNAYDSANYFYGTLDWFAVGMLLFWFVAPIAASYAYFRRQDIER, from the coding sequence GTGAACGCGCTGACGGTCGCCCGCAAGGAACTGGTCGACAGCCGGCGGTCGGCACTGTTCTGGGTGCTGGCGGCGGTCGTCGCTCTCTACGCCGTCCCGACGACGGTGCGATTCCCGCTCCGTGTCTTCGGGGAAGCGTCGCTCGAACGACGGACCACCGTGCTGTTGCTGACCGCCTCCCGAGCAGTCGCGTTCGCGGCGCTGCTGGTCGGGTCGCTGACCGTCGTCGGCGAACGGGAGTCGGGGAGTCTTCGCGTCCTTCTCGGCTCTGGTGCGCGCCGTCGGGACGTGATCGTCGGCAAAACACTCGGCCGCGGGTCGCTGCTCGCGGGCGTCGTCGTCCTCGGTCTCGCGCCGCTCGTCGCCGCGACCTACTACCGACTCGGCGCCATCTCGGTCCCGAAAGCCGTTCACGTGACGACGCTGACGGTGTTGCTCGGGCTCGCGTACTTCGGCATCGCGGTCGGGTTCTCGACGGCCCTCTCGACGCGACTCCGGGCCGTCGCCGCCTCGTTCGGCGCGTTCGTGCTGTTCACGGAGTTCTGGGAGCGACTCGCCGTCCGTCCCGCCTATCGGCTGGTCTTCGGGCGGGAACCGATGGACAGCGAACTCCAGTTCGCCCTCACACAGCGGCCCCACTTTCAGGACTACGTGCAGGTCGTCAGTCCGAGCAACGCCTACGACTCGGCCAACTACTTCTACGGAACCCTCGACTGGTTCGCCGTCGGGATGTTGCTGTTCTGGTTCGTGGCACCGATCGCGGCGAGTTACGCGTACTTCCGACGACAGGACATCGAACGATGA
- a CDS encoding ABC transporter ATP-binding protein: protein MAVINLDRVTKEYGRTTAVDGLDLEVESGEAYGFLGPNGAGKSTTINVLLGFSKATGGRAEVFGRDAWGESTAVRERTGILPEGYALYDRLTGREHIELANDLQGADDDPDAILERVGLDPEDRDRRAGGYSTGMTQRTALGMALVGDPDLLVLDEPSSGLDPNGMADLRGIVREELDRGTTVFFSSHILDQVEGVCDWVGILRDGELIAEDTVGGLRRSMSAESRIEVRVDEPRSVAFDGIGGVTGHSVDGTTLRVRCRDPGAKGDVIRRIEDSGMEMRDIKIQDASLEDLFAAYTDYESGESENRITGEKRTAEGPA from the coding sequence ATGGCTGTCATCAACTTAGACCGAGTGACCAAGGAGTACGGTAGAACGACGGCGGTCGACGGGCTCGATCTCGAAGTCGAATCGGGTGAGGCCTACGGCTTCCTCGGGCCGAACGGTGCGGGCAAGTCGACGACGATCAACGTCCTGCTCGGGTTCTCGAAAGCGACCGGCGGCCGCGCCGAGGTCTTCGGCCGCGACGCTTGGGGCGAATCGACGGCCGTGCGGGAGCGAACGGGGATCCTCCCGGAAGGGTACGCCCTCTACGACCGGCTCACCGGTCGCGAACACATCGAGCTGGCGAACGACCTCCAGGGTGCCGACGACGACCCCGACGCGATTCTCGAACGGGTCGGCCTCGACCCCGAGGACCGCGATCGGCGCGCCGGTGGCTACTCGACGGGGATGACACAACGAACGGCCCTCGGCATGGCGCTGGTCGGCGACCCGGACCTGCTTGTGCTCGACGAGCCCTCGTCGGGCCTGGACCCCAACGGCATGGCCGACCTGCGTGGGATCGTCCGCGAGGAACTGGACCGGGGGACGACCGTCTTCTTCTCCAGTCACATCCTCGACCAGGTCGAGGGCGTCTGCGACTGGGTGGGCATCCTCCGGGACGGCGAACTCATCGCCGAGGACACCGTCGGCGGCCTGCGGCGTTCGATGAGTGCCGAGTCGCGGATCGAGGTCCGTGTCGACGAACCTCGATCCGTCGCGTTCGACGGTATCGGTGGAGTCACCGGTCACAGCGTGGACGGAACGACGCTTCGGGTGCGCTGTCGAGACCCAGGCGCGAAGGGCGACGTGATCCGCCGGATCGAGGACAGCGGGATGGAAATGCGGGACATCAAGATTCAGGACGCCTCGCTGGAGGACCTGTTTGCGGCGTACACCGACTACGAGTCTGGCGAGAGTGAGAACCGGATCACCGGTGAGAAGCGAACCGCGGAGGGACCGGCGTGA